One segment of Nostoc flagelliforme CCNUN1 DNA contains the following:
- a CDS encoding hybrid sensor histidine kinase/response regulator, protein MSVIENNKIFRILAVDDTPDNLILVQAILESEGYEIDLVSDGIKALRQVEQSPPDLILLDVMMPGIDGYEVTRRIRNNPAISYIPILLITAFHESSVVAGLDAGADDFIRKPFDTDELLARVRSLLRLKHSLDEQQKMARQREDFVSRLTHDLRTPLVAADRMLNLFEMETFCKISPEMKQAIAVMIRSNQNLMEMVNTLLEVYRFEAGKKTLNWEECDLREISQEVVSELSPLTSEKGLTLKIDTRELDPQGKNAGIIMGDRLELRRVINNLIANAIKFTDTGGITIRIFETPLNSENPDSVTIEIQDTGYGIAPEDQATIFERFRQGKHKRSGSGLGLHLSHRIIEAHAGTIKVTSELGKGSLFTMQLPKNI, encoded by the coding sequence ATGTCTGTAATTGAAAATAATAAAATTTTTCGCATCCTCGCAGTTGACGATACTCCAGATAATCTCATTTTGGTTCAAGCAATTTTAGAAAGTGAAGGGTATGAAATTGATTTAGTTTCAGATGGAATAAAAGCTTTGCGGCAAGTTGAACAATCTCCACCCGATCTGATTCTGTTAGATGTGATGATGCCAGGGATAGATGGTTATGAAGTCACACGTCGGATTCGGAATAACCCAGCAATTAGTTATATTCCAATTTTGCTGATTACAGCTTTTCACGAATCCAGTGTTGTCGCAGGTTTGGATGCTGGTGCTGACGATTTTATTCGTAAACCATTTGATACTGATGAACTATTAGCAAGGGTGCGATCGCTGTTACGTCTCAAGCACAGTTTGGACGAACAACAAAAAATGGCCCGCCAACGGGAAGACTTTGTTTCCCGTCTGACTCATGATTTGCGAACTCCTTTAGTAGCCGCCGATCGCATGTTGAATTTGTTTGAGATGGAAACATTCTGCAAAATTTCGCCAGAAATGAAACAGGCGATCGCAGTTATGATTCGCAGCAACCAAAATTTGATGGAAATGGTGAACACCCTCCTAGAAGTCTATCGCTTCGAGGCAGGTAAAAAAACGTTGAATTGGGAGGAATGCGATTTACGTGAGATATCTCAAGAAGTAGTGAGCGAACTAAGTCCTCTAACTAGTGAAAAAGGTTTGACTCTGAAAATAGACACCCGTGAATTAGATCCACAGGGTAAAAACGCTGGGATTATTATGGGCGATCGCTTGGAACTACGGCGAGTGATAAACAACCTGATTGCAAATGCCATCAAATTTACAGATACAGGAGGCATCACAATCCGCATTTTTGAAACACCACTTAATTCAGAAAATCCAGATTCGGTAACAATCGAGATCCAAGATACAGGATATGGGATTGCGCCCGAAGATCAGGCAACAATTTTCGAGCGATTTCGCCAAGGCAAGCATAAACGCTCAGGTAGTGGTTTAGGGCTACATCTATCCCACCGGATTATAGAAGCGCACGCAGGAACTATCAAGGTAACATCTGAACTAGGTAAAGGTAGTTTGTTCACTATGCAACTACCTAAAAACATTTAA
- a CDS encoding ATP-binding response regulator: MEDTLKILVVDDDEVDRMAVRYALTKAGIQMEISELGNGNDAFSILSTTAYDCVFLGYRLIAQDGLTLIQQVRSSEIKVPLVVLTSQEDEHTAVQLLKAGATDYLSKSRVSPENLAQVLRSAIRVYRAEIQVALAKDQLRESHEELLRKNQELERQQQQLQMQNFKLSEASVLKSHFLATMSHELRTPMNAIIGFSQILLRPKFGQLTHQQADMVERILNNGKHLLMLVNEVLDFSKLEAGRLDLKAERFDVLKVINLAVGEMRSLADAKNLSLLVQTDLQNTFVFNDPVRVKQILINLLSNAIKFTESGEVCVEVKELPANRVTIIVRDTGIGIASRDFQRIFEAFRQVDQTLTRKYPGTGLGLAIIDSLVRMMGGKIFLESKLGVGSTFKIELPRQITLSAVGGDAQRLQVDGERVFGSAKNPHHLSYEARQAPIGYPKFKL, encoded by the coding sequence ATGGAAGATACGCTGAAAATTTTGGTTGTAGATGATGATGAAGTAGACCGGATGGCAGTCCGTTATGCCCTGACTAAAGCAGGTATTCAAATGGAAATATCTGAATTAGGCAATGGCAATGATGCATTTTCTATTTTAAGCACTACTGCCTATGATTGTGTTTTCCTGGGCTATCGCTTAATAGCTCAGGATGGACTAACCTTAATTCAACAGGTACGTTCTTCGGAAATTAAAGTTCCTTTAGTAGTCCTAACTAGTCAAGAAGATGAACATACTGCTGTCCAATTATTGAAAGCTGGTGCTACAGACTATCTTTCTAAGTCTAGGGTATCTCCAGAAAACTTGGCACAAGTTTTGCGGAGTGCAATTCGGGTTTATCGGGCTGAGATACAGGTAGCTTTGGCAAAAGACCAGCTTAGAGAAAGTCATGAAGAACTTCTTCGTAAGAACCAAGAATTGGAGAGACAACAGCAACAGCTTCAAATGCAAAACTTCAAGCTATCAGAGGCATCAGTACTAAAATCACATTTTTTGGCAACTATGTCCCACGAACTTAGAACGCCGATGAATGCGATTATTGGTTTTTCGCAAATACTGCTGCGTCCTAAGTTCGGTCAACTAACGCACCAGCAAGCAGATATGGTTGAGCGCATCTTGAATAATGGGAAGCATTTGCTAATGTTAGTCAATGAAGTACTCGACTTTTCCAAGCTGGAGGCAGGACGATTAGACTTAAAAGCGGAAAGATTTGATGTCTTAAAGGTAATAAATCTTGCTGTAGGTGAAATGCGTTCCCTAGCTGACGCCAAAAACCTATCATTATTAGTGCAAACCGATTTGCAAAATACTTTCGTATTTAATGATCCAGTTCGTGTCAAACAAATTTTAATTAACCTGCTCTCCAATGCCATTAAGTTCACAGAGTCAGGTGAAGTTTGCGTTGAAGTTAAGGAACTACCTGCAAATCGAGTGACAATTATTGTTCGGGATACAGGTATTGGCATAGCATCGAGAGATTTTCAACGTATTTTTGAAGCATTTCGACAAGTCGATCAAACTCTCACTCGGAAATATCCAGGTACAGGGTTGGGTTTGGCAATTATAGATTCACTGGTGCGAATGATGGGTGGCAAAATATTTCTTGAGAGCAAATTAGGGGTTGGTTCAACCTTTAAAATCGAATTGCCGCGTCAAATCACATTATCGGCTGTAGGAGGCGATGCTCAACGTTTACAGGTTGATGGCGAACGGGTTTTTGGCTCTGCTAAAAATCCGCATCATTTATCTTATGAAGCTAGGCAAGCACCAATAGGATATCCTAAATTTAAACTATAA
- a CDS encoding ISL3 family transposase, with product MKFTVEQILNLPDMKVLDFQEIEGEEIIITIEKSVNYSTCPSCGQNTQSIHQNHWRMIHDLSWSKKPVLLKINRRQFKCHKCKKVFSEKLDFVDKSKGYTKRLATDIVQQVLNSNIHRVAERNGLSDEEVESMLKKQASQILNINLSQVKKLGIDEIALVKGQGNYLAVLVDLDTHKPIEIVQSRRIEDIREVIAGWGFEVLNQIEEVSIDLWSPYKSLVEDLMPNANITADRFHVMKQVNDELDRMRKTEKKAAMSLEDKSEKSRQLEALNKSKYSLIKNEDSLNEKQKSKLNSVLEVSPTLAKMHALKEQFRQIFETTKSWGDSITQLLDWMYDARSYFPKSLGTMVRWFGEIVGYFDGRTTSGTVEGINNKLKLIKRLGYGFRNFSNFRLRSLLNWHFSINSP from the coding sequence ATGAAATTTACTGTAGAGCAAATCCTGAATCTGCCCGATATGAAAGTATTAGATTTTCAAGAAATTGAAGGGGAAGAAATAATTATAACGATAGAAAAAAGCGTCAACTATTCGACTTGCCCATCTTGTGGGCAAAATACTCAGAGTATACATCAAAATCATTGGCGGATGATTCATGATTTATCTTGGAGTAAAAAGCCAGTACTCTTAAAAATAAATCGTCGCCAGTTCAAATGTCATAAATGTAAAAAAGTCTTTAGTGAGAAATTAGATTTTGTAGATAAAAGTAAAGGATATACAAAAAGATTAGCAACAGACATAGTACAACAAGTATTAAATAGTAACATTCATAGGGTTGCCGAAAGGAATGGATTGAGTGATGAAGAAGTAGAATCAATGTTAAAAAAGCAAGCTTCACAAATATTAAATATTAATCTAAGCCAGGTAAAAAAGTTAGGTATAGATGAAATAGCTTTAGTTAAAGGTCAAGGAAACTACTTAGCAGTATTAGTGGATTTAGATACTCATAAGCCAATTGAAATAGTGCAATCACGACGAATAGAAGATATCCGTGAAGTAATTGCTGGCTGGGGATTTGAAGTACTTAATCAAATAGAAGAAGTGAGTATTGATCTCTGGTCGCCTTATAAAAGCTTAGTAGAAGATTTAATGCCAAATGCTAACATAACTGCTGACAGGTTTCATGTGATGAAACAAGTAAATGATGAATTAGATAGGATGCGTAAAACTGAGAAGAAAGCAGCAATGTCGTTAGAAGATAAATCCGAAAAATCTCGCCAACTAGAGGCATTAAATAAAAGCAAATATAGTTTAATTAAAAATGAAGATTCTTTAAACGAAAAGCAAAAATCAAAATTAAACTCCGTGTTAGAGGTGTCGCCGACTCTGGCTAAAATGCACGCACTTAAAGAACAATTCCGCCAGATATTTGAAACCACTAAATCTTGGGGAGATAGCATAACACAATTATTAGATTGGATGTATGATGCACGTTCATACTTTCCGAAAAGTCTAGGGACAATGGTGAGATGGTTTGGGGAAATAGTCGGTTATTTTGATGGCAGAACTACCAGTGGTACTGTAGAAGGAATTAATAATAAACTCAAGTTAATTAAAAGACTTGGGTATGGCTTTCGTAATTTTAGCAATTTTCGATTACGCAGTTTATTAAACTGGCACTTTTCTATTAATTCTCCATAA
- a CDS encoding response regulator transcription factor, giving the protein MSEISIILIEDHDLTRMGLRAALQAHSALKVIGEAANATQGLKLLETAKPDVAVVDIGLPDMDGIELTRKFKRHQAETGQTGTKILILTMDHTEDAVLAAFAAGADSYYMKETSISKLTDAIQATHGGNSWIDPAIANVVLRKMRQGIPGESQGSDKTPKTVKIEALASEYEQVLETYPLTQRELEILELIVAGCSNGQIAEKLYITVGTVKTHVRNILNKLCADDRTQAAVRALRSGLVA; this is encoded by the coding sequence ATGAGTGAAATTAGCATTATTTTAATTGAAGATCATGACTTAACGCGAATGGGGCTACGAGCAGCATTACAGGCTCACAGCGCATTAAAAGTAATTGGCGAAGCAGCAAATGCTACCCAAGGACTAAAACTTTTGGAAACGGCAAAGCCAGATGTAGCTGTTGTAGACATCGGTTTGCCTGATATGGATGGCATTGAACTCACCCGTAAATTCAAACGCCACCAAGCTGAAACTGGACAGACGGGAACCAAGATTTTGATCCTGACAATGGATCACACAGAGGATGCTGTACTTGCAGCTTTCGCGGCGGGTGCTGATTCTTATTACATGAAAGAAACAAGCATCAGTAAATTAACTGACGCGATCCAAGCGACTCACGGCGGTAACTCTTGGATTGATCCGGCAATTGCCAATGTGGTATTGCGGAAGATGCGGCAAGGTATTCCTGGAGAGAGCCAAGGTTCTGATAAAACGCCGAAGACTGTAAAAATTGAGGCGTTAGCGTCAGAATACGAGCAAGTTTTGGAAACATACCCCTTGACTCAACGGGAACTAGAAATCCTGGAGTTGATTGTAGCTGGGTGTAGCAATGGGCAAATTGCCGAAAAACTCTACATTACAGTTGGTACTGTGAAGACCCACGTTCGTAATATTCTAAATAAACTATGTGCTGATGACCGAACCCAAGCTGCTGTTAGGGCGCTACGTTCTGGGTTGGTAGCGTAA
- a CDS encoding BamA/OMP85 family outer membrane protein — MRVSASAIFTLATLTAANVTQQATAAPIKTVTPTAKAGNLVVPIIEDTPARIETIASPETIVAQQFSQNPVAVQTGANKNSTVVLKSAQQLNSQVILPISPAPSSPLSPSPKTPTTGSNLVVTATDVQVVGANQELQQIIRKVIKTQAGGETSQSQLQKDVAAILDTGLFSNVSVNSFSTQAGLNVVYQVQSIIVRSLQLSGAKVLTYQVTQQQLQSQIGTTISPAGLQQAVAQINKWYADNGYNLARVLSIKPSSQGILSVNVAEGLVGDIKFRFVNDEGKTIDSKGNPVGGRTKPDFLQQQLKLKPGQIFQENVVKQDIQQLYRTGLFETVNVALEGDATKLDLVYQLKEIGARGVNLGGSYNTDQGLIGTISYQDQNVGGVNDTLGVNVGVSSRDLQFNSKFISPYRITNPDRLGYTVNGFRSQELSETFDDKIKLANGDKVREGQIGGGVSLQRPIDDWNTSLGLNYTRTSIRDRQGNITPNDAQGNPLSASGTGVDDLTTVSFTATKDQRDNSLNPTKGSVLSLSTEQSVPIGQGNISLNRLKANYSQYLPVQLFNTKQPQVFAVNLQAGTVLGNLPPYESFNLGGSNSVRGYDSGDVGSGRSYVLASAEYRFPVLPIVGGVLFADFASDLGSGDTVLGDPAGVRGKAGYGFGYGAGVRLNSPLGLIRADYGINDQGESKVHLGIGQRF, encoded by the coding sequence ATGCGAGTTTCTGCTAGTGCAATTTTTACTTTAGCTACTTTAACTGCTGCCAATGTCACTCAGCAAGCAACGGCTGCACCTATTAAAACCGTTACTCCAACTGCAAAAGCTGGTAACTTGGTGGTGCCGATAATTGAAGACACTCCCGCACGGATAGAGACAATTGCTTCTCCAGAAACTATAGTTGCACAACAATTTTCTCAAAATCCCGTCGCCGTGCAAACAGGTGCAAACAAAAATTCCACAGTAGTTTTAAAGTCAGCACAACAGTTAAATTCCCAAGTCATCCTCCCTATTTCCCCCGCCCCCTCATCTCCCCTCTCGCCATCTCCCAAAACCCCTACGACTGGAAGCAATTTAGTAGTCACAGCTACAGATGTACAGGTAGTGGGAGCAAATCAAGAATTGCAGCAAATCATTCGCAAAGTAATTAAAACTCAGGCAGGTGGAGAAACCAGTCAAAGCCAGCTACAAAAAGATGTAGCTGCAATTTTAGATACAGGTTTATTTAGCAATGTTAGTGTGAATAGCTTTAGCACACAGGCTGGATTAAATGTAGTTTATCAAGTGCAATCGATAATTGTGCGATCGCTGCAACTATCTGGTGCTAAAGTACTCACCTACCAAGTAACCCAACAACAGTTGCAGTCTCAAATTGGAACCACCATCAGTCCTGCTGGACTCCAGCAAGCAGTAGCACAAATTAACAAATGGTACGCCGACAATGGTTATAATTTGGCACGAGTGCTATCAATTAAACCCAGTTCTCAAGGCATTCTCAGTGTGAATGTCGCTGAAGGTTTGGTGGGTGATATCAAGTTTCGCTTTGTCAACGACGAGGGTAAAACCATTGATAGCAAGGGTAATCCCGTGGGAGGACGCACCAAACCAGATTTCCTGCAACAGCAACTCAAGCTAAAACCTGGTCAAATCTTCCAAGAAAATGTCGTAAAGCAAGACATACAACAACTATATCGTACTGGTTTATTTGAGACTGTGAATGTTGCCTTAGAAGGAGATGCGACAAAACTAGATTTAGTCTACCAACTCAAAGAAATTGGGGCGCGTGGTGTTAACTTGGGTGGTAGTTATAATACCGATCAAGGATTAATAGGCACAATCAGCTATCAAGATCAGAATGTTGGTGGTGTTAATGATACTTTAGGTGTGAATGTTGGTGTAAGTAGCCGAGACTTGCAGTTTAATAGTAAATTTATTAGTCCTTATCGGATAACTAACCCCGATCGCTTAGGGTACACTGTGAATGGTTTTCGTAGTCAGGAACTTTCGGAAACCTTTGACGACAAGATTAAGCTAGCTAACGGCGACAAAGTTCGCGAAGGTCAAATTGGCGGTGGTGTCAGCTTACAGCGACCAATTGACGACTGGAATACTTCATTAGGATTAAACTATACCCGAACTAGTATTCGCGATCGCCAAGGTAATATTACCCCAAATGACGCTCAAGGCAATCCCCTATCTGCGAGTGGAACTGGCGTTGACGACCTAACTACCGTATCCTTCACCGCCACCAAAGACCAACGAGATAATTCCCTCAATCCCACTAAAGGTTCCGTTTTGAGTTTGAGTACAGAACAATCTGTCCCTATCGGTCAAGGAAATATTTCCCTAAATCGCCTCAAAGCCAATTACAGCCAATATTTGCCAGTGCAATTATTTAACACCAAACAGCCACAAGTATTTGCAGTAAATCTGCAAGCTGGTACTGTCCTTGGTAATTTACCGCCCTACGAAAGCTTTAACTTGGGTGGTTCCAACTCAGTGCGCGGTTACGATTCTGGAGATGTAGGGAGTGGTCGCAGTTATGTGTTAGCTTCCGCAGAATATCGTTTTCCCGTCTTACCAATAGTAGGCGGTGTATTATTTGCCGACTTTGCCTCAGACTTAGGCTCCGGTGATACTGTATTAGGAGATCCAGCAGGTGTGCGAGGCAAAGCAGGCTATGGTTTTGGTTATGGGGCTGGAGTGCGCTTAAATTCACCACTAGGCTTAATTCGGGCTGACTATGGCATTAATGACCAAGGAGAAAGCAAAGTGCATTTAGGCATAGGTCAGCGATTTTAA
- a CDS encoding Rpn family recombination-promoting nuclease/putative transposase, with amino-acid sequence MKRDTIYYQIFKRFPWLIFELVDYRIEQAQNYRFESIEVKETAFRIDGVFLPPEGATPRIIFFAEVQFQKDEALYHRFFTESMMYLNRNQSQYDDWYCVVFFPSRSLEPSDTRTHRLFLNSDQVQRIYLDELNTSNQQSIGINLMQLTIASEKAIAQQAKQLIKQVQLESKDALTKNEIIDIITTIAVYKFSSLSREEVEAMLGLTLEQTRVYQEAKAEGREEQKAEMLLEQTRIYQEAKAEGREEILKATVPLLLKTGMSVEQIAQQLNVDLESVQSAAQQGA; translated from the coding sequence GTGAAACGCGATACCATTTATTACCAAATTTTTAAGCGATTTCCGTGGTTAATTTTTGAACTCGTTGATTACCGGATTGAACAGGCACAGAACTATCGATTTGAGTCTATTGAGGTCAAAGAAACCGCCTTTCGTATTGATGGGGTCTTTTTACCTCCAGAAGGTGCAACACCCAGAATTATCTTTTTTGCAGAAGTTCAATTTCAGAAAGATGAAGCTCTTTATCATCGCTTCTTTACTGAGTCGATGATGTATTTGAACCGGAATCAATCTCAATACGATGACTGGTATTGTGTGGTATTTTTTCCATCACGCAGTTTGGAACCTAGCGATACAAGAACTCATCGATTATTTTTGAACAGCGACCAAGTGCAACGAATTTATTTGGATGAGTTAAACACTTCCAATCAGCAATCAATAGGCATTAATTTAATGCAATTGACAATCGCCTCAGAGAAAGCGATCGCACAGCAAGCAAAGCAATTAATTAAGCAGGTACAATTAGAGTCAAAGGATGCACTGACGAAAAACGAAATAATAGATATCATTACCACAATTGCTGTTTACAAGTTCTCATCTTTGAGTAGAGAGGAAGTGGAAGCTATGCTAGGACTAACTTTAGAGCAAACAAGGGTTTATCAAGAAGCGAAAGCTGAGGGTCGGGAGGAACAGAAAGCTGAAATGTTGTTAGAGCAAACAAGGATTTATCAAGAAGCCAAAGCTGAGGGACGGGAAGAAATATTAAAAGCAACTGTGCCTTTGTTACTAAAAACGGGGATGAGCGTGGAGCAGATTGCTCAACAGCTAAATGTTGATTTAGAATCTGTCCAAAGCGCCGCACAGCAGGGCGCGTAA
- a CDS encoding serine/threonine protein kinase, protein MLAGTILQDGKYTLIQEIGRGGFGITFKATHHYLGQEVVMKTINERLRQHSDFAKFERQFQDEARRLATCIHPNIVRVSDFFVEAGLPYMVMEYIRGETLGDAFVLPGIPLPEATAIHYIRQIGAALQVVHNNGLLHRDVKPDNIILREGTQEVVLIDFGIAREFNGSVRQTHTGMVSEGYSPIEQYLTQAPRTPATDVYGLAATLYSLLTAQVPMPALLRDREQMPSPRELQPHLSASVNQAVMRGMAVESRFRPATVAEWLQLLPGNGANMTPQALATYAVPTVNLSAQQAVTLIENGKTSQNRIHKPSGLAQLNPGIAKKNVLAKKLGSSQIFIGIGVALVAATAGFGITSILPKSQPQPTAKPLFEQPTQEPPAKVPNLEKAEETNTTSRSESAPVSTSKQRRRNRRSSPEEAPSNPTQESQRGDSEQSAPSPSVSPTPSLVEKLRPIRSSRSASPAPLPKNNSPASNQNSPSPQPIIPSNPVVIPTAPPTESKQSEFKQPESKQSAPSAVVVPTLDKQNSPTDTQPQNDQKSQ, encoded by the coding sequence ATGTTAGCAGGCACAATTTTGCAGGATGGAAAATATACCCTAATTCAAGAAATAGGGCGGGGTGGCTTTGGCATTACGTTTAAAGCTACGCATCACTACTTGGGTCAGGAGGTGGTGATGAAAACCATCAATGAACGGCTGCGACAACATTCTGATTTTGCAAAATTTGAGCGCCAATTCCAAGATGAAGCCAGACGATTAGCTACGTGTATTCACCCAAATATAGTCAGAGTTAGTGATTTTTTTGTCGAGGCTGGACTGCCTTACATGGTGATGGAATACATTCGTGGCGAAACCTTGGGAGACGCATTTGTATTACCAGGGATACCGTTACCTGAAGCCACAGCAATTCATTACATCCGGCAAATTGGGGCAGCCTTGCAGGTAGTGCATAACAACGGTTTGTTACATCGAGATGTCAAACCAGATAATATTATCCTTCGTGAAGGAACCCAGGAAGTAGTACTGATTGATTTTGGCATTGCCAGGGAATTTAATGGCAGTGTCAGGCAGACTCATACAGGTATGGTTTCTGAAGGTTATTCTCCCATTGAGCAGTATTTGACGCAAGCGCCGCGCACACCCGCTACGGATGTTTATGGTTTAGCAGCAACCTTGTATTCACTGTTGACAGCACAGGTTCCTATGCCAGCATTGTTGCGCGATCGCGAGCAAATGCCTTCCCCCCGCGAACTACAACCACACTTAAGTGCTTCTGTCAACCAGGCCGTAATGCGCGGTATGGCGGTAGAGTCTCGTTTTCGACCAGCAACTGTTGCTGAGTGGTTACAACTGCTACCTGGAAATGGGGCCAATATGACACCGCAAGCTTTAGCCACTTATGCAGTGCCAACTGTCAATTTATCTGCCCAGCAGGCAGTAACTTTAATTGAAAATGGGAAAACTTCTCAGAATCGCATTCATAAACCATCTGGTTTGGCACAGCTCAACCCAGGCATCGCCAAAAAAAATGTACTGGCAAAAAAACTGGGGTCATCTCAAATATTCATAGGTATAGGTGTAGCCCTGGTTGCTGCTACAGCAGGTTTTGGCATCACTAGCATCTTACCCAAATCTCAGCCGCAGCCAACCGCAAAACCGCTTTTTGAACAGCCAACTCAAGAACCACCTGCGAAAGTTCCTAACTTAGAGAAAGCTGAAGAGACTAACACCACCTCAAGAAGTGAATCAGCACCTGTTTCTACTTCCAAGCAGCGCCGGCGTAATCGTCGTTCTTCCCCAGAAGAAGCTCCCAGCAACCCTACACAAGAATCACAACGCGGCGATTCTGAGCAATCCGCCCCTTCACCTAGCGTTTCACCTACACCTTCGCTAGTCGAAAAACTACGGCCGATCCGTTCATCTCGTAGTGCTTCCCCCGCACCACTACCAAAAAATAACTCACCCGCTTCTAATCAGAATTCTCCTTCTCCTCAACCGATAATTCCGTCAAATCCTGTGGTTATACCAACAGCGCCACCAACAGAATCCAAACAGTCAGAATTCAAACAGCCAGAATCCAAACAGTCAGCTCCTTCTGCTGTAGTAGTACCGACACTGGACAAGCAAAATTCACCGACTGATACTCAACCCCAGAATGATCAGAAATCTCAGTAA
- a CDS encoding CapA family protein gives MANRSMGKMLSFIFISVCLYLGISIGIVIRLGQSQRLNAATTPTEPASLPLAIPVTPSTTEGQTFQETITIKAVGDIIPGTNFPNYRLPRFRDQLLPKSVRTHLQGSDILFGNFETSLTNYPYTAKDISRGQVFAFRSPPGYARLFAEAGFNVFNMANNHAMDFGPVGFKDTKKNLEAVGIATLGHKNQILYLEANNIPVAMVGFSPYEMYNSIHNLGAAQALIAKARNKANIVIVSMHAGAEGTGALHVKNQTEFFYGENRGNSIKFARNMIDAGADLVLGHGPHVPRAMEIYKGKIIAYSLGNFLGYRTLSTNAQTGDSMILEVKLNSAGNLVSSKIIPVRMNGQGIPQIDRYFRTVKLMRSLNTQAFPKNPVKINKKGEVVVQKSKSDSSVNVKKARKNLTSSRP, from the coding sequence ATGGCAAATCGCAGCATGGGGAAAATGCTCTCATTTATTTTTATCAGTGTCTGTTTATATCTAGGTATTAGTATAGGAATCGTTATCCGGCTTGGGCAATCACAGCGATTAAACGCTGCTACTACACCCACTGAACCTGCATCATTACCATTAGCTATTCCTGTTACGCCATCAACAACAGAAGGACAAACCTTTCAAGAGACTATTACTATCAAAGCCGTTGGAGATATTATTCCCGGTACTAATTTCCCTAACTATAGATTACCCCGGTTTCGAGATCAATTATTACCCAAATCAGTGAGAACTCACTTGCAAGGATCTGATATCTTGTTTGGTAACTTTGAAACTAGCTTAACTAATTATCCCTACACTGCCAAAGATATTAGTCGAGGACAAGTCTTTGCCTTTCGCTCCCCACCTGGATATGCTCGGCTATTTGCTGAGGCTGGTTTTAATGTGTTTAATATGGCTAATAACCATGCAATGGACTTCGGTCCGGTAGGGTTCAAAGATACAAAGAAAAATCTTGAGGCTGTGGGTATTGCAACATTAGGTCATAAAAATCAAATTCTTTATCTGGAAGCTAACAATATCCCTGTGGCAATGGTCGGGTTTTCTCCTTATGAAATGTATAATTCCATCCATAATTTAGGAGCAGCCCAAGCACTTATAGCTAAAGCGAGAAATAAGGCCAACATTGTAATAGTATCAATGCACGCTGGAGCCGAAGGAACGGGGGCACTACATGTTAAGAATCAGACAGAGTTTTTTTATGGAGAAAACCGAGGTAATTCGATCAAGTTTGCTAGAAACATGATTGATGCGGGAGCAGATTTAGTGCTAGGACATGGGCCTCATGTTCCGAGAGCGATGGAAATCTATAAGGGAAAAATCATTGCCTATTCTTTAGGAAACTTTCTGGGATATCGAACTTTATCTACAAATGCCCAGACGGGTGACTCTATGATTTTGGAAGTTAAACTCAACTCGGCGGGAAATTTGGTATCAAGTAAAATTATCCCCGTGCGGATGAATGGGCAGGGAATCCCTCAAATTGATCGGTATTTTCGGACTGTGAAACTTATGCGTTCTTTGAATACTCAAGCTTTTCCCAAAAATCCGGTGAAGATTAATAAAAAGGGGGAGGTTGTTGTACAGAAGAGTAAATCTGACAGTTCAGTTAATGTGAAAAAGGCCAGGAAGAACTTAACTTCTTCCCGACCTTGA